Genomic DNA from Streptomyces venezuelae:
GTCCAGTGCCAGGCCTTCGTCCGGCGCCGGAGGAGCTTCGCGGCCTCCAGCTGCGGGAGGAGCTCTTCGGTGGTGGGGCCGAAGAGGGCGAAGTCCTCCTCGGTCAGGGGCAGCTCGGAGGCGGCGGCGCAGAGGTGGGGCGCGAGGACGTACGGGTTGTCGGGGTCGAGGACCGTGCACTCGACGGGCTGCTGGAACAGCGCTTCGGGATGGTGGACGAGATACGTGTCCAGCGGGTCGTCCCGGGCGACGAGGACGGCCAGCGCGCCCTGTGCCGAGCGCCCCGCCCGCCCGGCCTGCTGCCAGAGCGAGGCCCGCGTGCCCGGATACCCGGCGATGACGACCGCGTCGAGGCCGGACACGTCGACGCCGAGTTCGAGGGCGGTGGTGGCGGCGAGGCCGAGGAGTTCCCCGGAGTGCAGGGCGCGCTCCAGGGCGCGGCGCTCCTCGGGGAGGTAGCCGCCGCGGTAGGCCGCGACACGCCGGGGCAGGGAGCGGTCGACTTCGGCGAGGCGTTCCTGGGCGATCACGGAGATCAGTTCGGCGCCGCGCCGGGAGCGTACGAAGGCGACCGAGCGGACTCCCTGGACGGTGAGGTCGGTGAGGAGGTCGGCGGTCTCGGCGGTGGCGGTGCGGCGGACGGGGGCGCCCTTCTCGCCGTGGAGCTCGGTGAGAGGGGGTTCCCACAGGGCGAAGACGAGGTCGCCGCGGGGTGAGGCGTCGTCGGCGACCTCCTTCACGGGCAGGCCGGTGAGGCGTTCCGCGGACGCCGAGGGGTCGGCGCAGGTGGCGGAGGCGAGGAGGAAGACGGGCTCGGAGCCGTAACGGGCGCAGAGACGGCGCAGGCGGCGCAGGACCTGGGCGACGTGGGAGCCGAAGACGCCGCGGTAGGTGTGGCACTCGTCGATGACGACGTAGCGCAGGGAGCGCAGGAAGGAGGACCAGCGCGGGTGGGAGGGGAGTATCCCGCGGTGCAGCATGTCGGGGTTGGTCAGGACGTAATTGGCGTACTGCCGGACCCATTCGCGTTCTTCGAAGGGGGTGTCGCCGTCGTAGACGGCGGGGCGCACCGCGTTGCCGAGAGGGGCGGCCAGCGCGCGGACGGCGCGGCGCTGGTCGGCGGCGAGGGCCTTCGTGGGGGCGAGGTAGAGAGCGGTGGTGCCGCGTCCGTTCGGGGCCTCGGAACCGTCCAGGAGGGCGGAGAGGACGGGGGTGAGGTAGGCCAGGGACTTGCCGGAGGCGGTGCCGGTGGCTACGACCACGGATTCGCCATCCAGGGCGTGCTCCGCGGCGAGCGCCTGATGCGCCCAGGGGTGCTCGATACCGCACGCCTGGACGGCGGATATGACCTCGGACCGGATGCGGTCGGGCCAGACTGCATACCGAGCCTCACGTGGGGGCAGGTGCTCCGTATGAGTGACGCGCGATGCACGGCTCGGCCCCGCGGTGAGCCGGTCGAGAACGGTCCGCGGGGACGTGCGTGCCGGGGCGCCCGCAGGGGGTCCTCCGGAAGGAGAAATTTTGGCCATCGGCATCGAGTGTGTCACTGGCGGGATGGACAATGGTCCGAAGGCGTCGTGCACGCCTGCCGGTAAGTGATTGAATGCCATCGCGGCTGGCGATCCGACCTGGGGGCTCTGCCGAGGTGTCCCGAGGGATGACCGCTCGATAGCAAGGTGCTGGAGGATCCGTGGACCTGTCCCTGTCGACCCGTACCGTCGGCGATCGTACGGTCGTCGAGGTCGGTGGCGAAATCGATGTATATACCGCGCCCAAGCTGCGCGAGCAGTTGGTCGAGCTGGTGAACGACGGCAGTTTTCATCTGGTCGTCGACATGGAGGGCGTGGACTTCCTCGACTCCACCGGGCTCGGCGTGCTGGTCGGCGGCCTGAAGCGTGTGCGTGCCCATGAGGGCTCGCTGCGCCTGGTCTGCAACCAGGAGCGCATTCTCAAGATTTTCCGTATCACCGGTCTGACCAAGGTGTTCCCCATCCACACCTCGGTCGAGGAAGCGGTCGCGGCCACCGACTGAGTGGCTTCGGCCGAGCGCCGGACCTCCCGGGCCCCAGGGCCCGGGACGGCAGTACAGCAGGGGACCGGGCCTGCGGCCCGGCCCCCTGACAGCACGTGCGTATGTCGAGGGGGATGCATGGCCACCGTTGAGCTCCGCTTCAGCGCCCTGCCCGAGCACGTCAGGACCGCCCGTCTGGTGGCGGCCGCGGTGGCGCGCAGGGCCGGGGTGGACGAAGCCGTTCTCGACGAGGTCAGGCTCGCCGTCGGCGAGGCCTGCACGCGCGCCGTCGGGCTGCATCAGAGCAGCGGAGTGACGGCGCCGGTGCGGGTCGCGCTGATCGAGGACGAGAAGCAGTTCTCCATCGAGGTCGGCGACGAGGCTCCCCGTGCGGCGCCCGGTGACCGGGTGCCCGGCGGGCGTCTCGACGACGGCGAAGAGGCGGATGCCGAGGGCGAGGACGAGATGGGCCTCGCGGTCATCAGCGGCCTCGTGGACGACGTGGAGGTCACGGCAGGTGAGGCGGGAGGCCTCATCCGCATGAGCTGGCCGACGACGCCGGCACCGCTCGTGCCCTGACCCGCCCCGCCTCAACGCGGACCCCGCCCGGCCCGATACGCTCCGTCCCACCCCCGTTCTGCCTCCAAGGCCCTGTCACCACCACGGTGAACTGGGCCTTTTGTTTTTCCGATCATTTACGGCCCTAGATCGACGATCTTTAACCGATCTTTCGCCGGTCAACTGTCAACGGTTTTGAGGCATTACCGCTTTCGGGGTCAATCCAGACGCACGATCATTTGCTGAGAAGCAATCTCAGGTCAATTCCGTTTGTGGCGCTCTGTTTTGATCAGGTTCCGCTCCCTACAATCCGTCCACATCTTGAGCTCAGCCCAAGCGTCAAGGAGGACGAATGGCGGGGCTTTCTACCCCTCATCAGTTTGACCATCCCACAACCTTCGCAGCCGCAGTCCTGACAGATGACAACCGTCTCATCGTGATGGTGATCGCAGCCGTCGCGCTGGCGGCGCTCGTCGTCGCGGGTGTGCTCGTACGACAAGTGCTCGCGGCGGGCGAGGGCACCGACAGCATGAAGAAGATCGCGGCAGCGGTCCAGGAAGGCGCGAATGCCTATCTGGGCCGCCAGTTGCGCACTCTCGGCGTATTCGCCGTCGTGGTGTTCTTCCTGCTCATGCTGCTGCCCGCGGACGACTGGAATCAGCGCGCCGGACGATCGATCTTCTTCTTGGTCGGAGCGGCGTTCTCGGCGACCACCGGCTATATCGGTATGTGGCTCGCCGTACGCAGCAATGTGCGCGTGGCAGCCGCCGCCCGAGAGGCCACTCCGGCAGAAGGTGAACCCGAAAAGGATCTCACCGCTGTCTCGCACAAGGCCATGAAGATCGCTTTCCGCACGGGCGGCGTCGTCGGCATGTTCACGGTGGGGCTCGGTCTTCTGGGCGCCTCCTGTGTGGTGCTCGTCTACGCGGCCGACGCGCCGAAGGTGCTCGAAGGTTTCGGCCTCGGTGCCGCACTGATCGCGATGTTCATGCGTGTCGGCGGCGGCATCTTCACCAAGGCCGCCGACGTCGGCGCCGACCTGGTCGGCAAGGTCGAGCAGGGCATTCCGGAGGACGATCCGCGCAATGCCGCGACCATCGCCGACAACGTGGGCGACAACGTCGGCGACTGCGCCGGTATGGCCGCCGACCTCTTCGAGTCGTACGCCGTGACGCTCGTCGCCGCGCTGATCCTCGGCAAGGTCGCGTTCGGCGACTCCGGTCTCGCCTTCCCCCTGCTCGTCCCGGCCATCGGCGTCGTGACGGCGATGATCGGCATCTTCGCCGTGGCGCCCCGGCGCTCCGACCGCAGCGGGATGAGCGCCATCAACCGCGGCTTCTTCATCTCCGCGGTCATCTCGCTCGTCCTCGTGGCCGTGGCGGTCTTCGTCTACCTGCCGTCCACGTACGCGGACCTGGACGGTGTCACGGACGCCGCGATCAAGGGCCACGACGGGGATCCGCGGGTCCTCGCGCTCGTCGCCGTCGCCATCGGCATCGTGATGGCCGCGCTGATCCAGCAGCTCACCGGCTACTTCACCGAGACCACCCGGCGCCCCGTCAAGGACATCGGGAAGACCTCGCTCACCGGCCCGGCCACCGTCGTCCTCGCCGGTATCTCCATCGGTCTGGAATCGGCCGTCTACACCGCGCTGCTGATCGGGCTCGGCGTGTACGGGGCGTTCCTGCTCGGCGGCACGTCGATCATGCTCGCCCTCTTCGCGGTCGCACTCGCCGGTACGGGACTGCTGACCACGGTCGGCGTGATCGTCGCCATGGACACGTTCGGTCCCGTCTCCGACAACGCGCAGGGCATCGCCGAGATGTCCGGTGACGTCGAGGGCGCGGGCGCGCAGGTCCTCACCGACCTGGACGCCGTCGGCAACACCACCAAGGCCATCACCAAGGGCATCGCCATCGCGACCGCGGTCCTCGCGGCCTCGGCGCTCTTCGGGTCGTACCGCGACGCCATCGCGGAAGCGGCCAAGGACGTCGGCGAGAAACTCGGCGACGGCGCCCCGATGAACCTCGTGATGGACATCTCACAGCCCAACAACCTGGTGGGCCTGATCCTCGGCGCCGCGGTCGTCTTCCTCTTCTCGGGGCTCGCGATCAACGCGGTGTCGCGGTCGGCGGGCGCCGTGGTCTACGAGGTGCGGCGGCAGTTCCGTGAGAAGCCCGGGATCATGGACTACACCGAGCAGCCCGAGTACGGGCGCGTCGTCGACATCTGCACCAAGGACGCGCTGCGCGAGCTGGCCACGCCGGGGCTGCTCGCCGTGCTCACGCCGATCGCGGTCGGCTTCTCGCTCGGCGTCGGCGCACTCGGCTCGTTCCTCGCGGGCGCCATCGGCACGGGCACGCTCATGGCGGTCTTCCTCGCCAACTCCGGCGGTGCCTGGGACAACGCCAAGAAGCTCGTCGAGGACGGGCACCACGGCGGCAAGGGCAGCGAGGCGCATGCCGCGACCGTCATCGGCGACACGGTGGGCGACCCGTTCAAGGACACCGCGGGTCCCGCGATCAACCCCCTGCTGAAGGTGATGAACCTGGTGGCGCTGCTCATCG
This window encodes:
- a CDS encoding DEAD/DEAH box helicase, whose translation is MAFNHLPAGVHDAFGPLSIPPVTHSMPMAKISPSGGPPAGAPARTSPRTVLDRLTAGPSRASRVTHTEHLPPREARYAVWPDRIRSEVISAVQACGIEHPWAHQALAAEHALDGESVVVATGTASGKSLAYLTPVLSALLDGSEAPNGRGTTALYLAPTKALAADQRRAVRALAAPLGNAVRPAVYDGDTPFEEREWVRQYANYVLTNPDMLHRGILPSHPRWSSFLRSLRYVVIDECHTYRGVFGSHVAQVLRRLRRLCARYGSEPVFLLASATCADPSASAERLTGLPVKEVADDASPRGDLVFALWEPPLTELHGEKGAPVRRTATAETADLLTDLTVQGVRSVAFVRSRRGAELISVIAQERLAEVDRSLPRRVAAYRGGYLPEERRALERALHSGELLGLAATTALELGVDVSGLDAVVIAGYPGTRASLWQQAGRAGRSAQGALAVLVARDDPLDTYLVHHPEALFQQPVECTVLDPDNPYVLAPHLCAAASELPLTEEDFALFGPTTEELLPQLEAAKLLRRRTKAWHWTRRERAADLTDIRGEGGKPVQIVEEGTGRLLGTVDASAAHTTVHEGAVHLHQGRTYLVRHLDLDDSVALVEEAAPPYSTTARDTTAISILETDTEIPWGAGRLCYGSVEVTNQVVSFLRRRVITGEVLGETKLDLPPRTLRTRAVWWTVTEDQLDAARITPEILGGALHAAEHASIGMLPLFATCDRWDIGGVSVPLHPDTLLPTVFVYDGHPGGAGFAERAFHTAREWLTATRQAIASCECEAGCPSCIQSPKCGNGNDPLHKRGAVRLLSVLLRDAGVGEGV
- a CDS encoding sodium-translocating pyrophosphatase, which codes for MAGLSTPHQFDHPTTFAAAVLTDDNRLIVMVIAAVALAALVVAGVLVRQVLAAGEGTDSMKKIAAAVQEGANAYLGRQLRTLGVFAVVVFFLLMLLPADDWNQRAGRSIFFLVGAAFSATTGYIGMWLAVRSNVRVAAAAREATPAEGEPEKDLTAVSHKAMKIAFRTGGVVGMFTVGLGLLGASCVVLVYAADAPKVLEGFGLGAALIAMFMRVGGGIFTKAADVGADLVGKVEQGIPEDDPRNAATIADNVGDNVGDCAGMAADLFESYAVTLVAALILGKVAFGDSGLAFPLLVPAIGVVTAMIGIFAVAPRRSDRSGMSAINRGFFISAVISLVLVAVAVFVYLPSTYADLDGVTDAAIKGHDGDPRVLALVAVAIGIVMAALIQQLTGYFTETTRRPVKDIGKTSLTGPATVVLAGISIGLESAVYTALLIGLGVYGAFLLGGTSIMLALFAVALAGTGLLTTVGVIVAMDTFGPVSDNAQGIAEMSGDVEGAGAQVLTDLDAVGNTTKAITKGIAIATAVLAASALFGSYRDAIAEAAKDVGEKLGDGAPMNLVMDISQPNNLVGLILGAAVVFLFSGLAINAVSRSAGAVVYEVRRQFREKPGIMDYTEQPEYGRVVDICTKDALRELATPGLLAVLTPIAVGFSLGVGALGSFLAGAIGTGTLMAVFLANSGGAWDNAKKLVEDGHHGGKGSEAHAATVIGDTVGDPFKDTAGPAINPLLKVMNLVALLIAPAVIKFSYGDDASVAMRVLIAALSIAVIIGAVYLSKRRGIAVGDEGNSERVAKPADPAVVS
- a CDS encoding ATP-binding protein codes for the protein MATVELRFSALPEHVRTARLVAAAVARRAGVDEAVLDEVRLAVGEACTRAVGLHQSSGVTAPVRVALIEDEKQFSIEVGDEAPRAAPGDRVPGGRLDDGEEADAEGEDEMGLAVISGLVDDVEVTAGEAGGLIRMSWPTTPAPLVP
- the bldG gene encoding anti-sigma factor antagonist BldG encodes the protein MDLSLSTRTVGDRTVVEVGGEIDVYTAPKLREQLVELVNDGSFHLVVDMEGVDFLDSTGLGVLVGGLKRVRAHEGSLRLVCNQERILKIFRITGLTKVFPIHTSVEEAVAATD